GACACCTTCCTCAAGACTTTACTCAAATCAACCTCTTTCTTTTCTCTCTTTCTACCGAGGGGTGTCGAGAGAGACTCGGCCTGAACACGTCGTCAGCCGACACACTTTGCTTAACTCACGTTGATTCTTTTTTCTCACTCTCTCGTCAAGGCCGGGTGGAGAGCGGCAGAGATCACGTCGGTGACGAACGCGACAGCCGTCGTCCCCACACATAAACCCGACATCCACCCCCTACAAACCCACCTCTCACGCCCTAACACAACAACAACTAACTAATATCGTAACATTTATATTAATATTGTATAGTAGGAGGGGAGGTTGGTTGGGAGGGGTATGGCGTGTAGAGGGGCGGCTGCCGACGTGTCGTGGCGTGGTTCGTCGCGGTCATCACACGACCCCTTCTCGACAAACCGAGAAAAAAGAAAGAGGTTGATTTGAGTAAAGATTAGAGAGACGGCGCGTCACGGCTTCTACCGCGTGTTCTCGTCCAATCCCACGTGCCCCTCAGCGAAGAACAGGAAAAAAGAAACTACTTACTTTGAGTAAAGTATTGGGAACCGCCGATTTAGCCGCTCTCTCCCGCGTTCTCGTCCAACCCCGTGTGCCCCTCACCAGACCCAACCAAAAAAGAAAGTCCTTGAATTAAGTAAAACTCTCTGAGCCGCTACACACGACGTTCGCCGGCATCCGCCCAAGACGACGGACGTCAGCCTCGACGCCGCCACGTCGGCCAGCAGCGGCTCGCACGGCGACAGGCGGCGTCCAGCCGCACGTGCGTGACGCGCGTTGCTCCCGCGTCAGTAGGACGGCCTCGACTCGCGGCGCGGGTGGACGCCACGCAAAAGCAGTTCTCGCATCTCCCCACCGTCGTTGAGCCTCGACGACCAGCGGCGTTCCGGCGGGAGTCCGAGTCGATGGCCGGCGACCGGCACGCCGGGTTCACGCTCGAGATCCACGGGTCTGACGATGGGAACTCCCCATCGACGCGCGATCTGCTCCGCGTTGCGGGACAGTTCGGCCGTCGTCACGAGCAAAGGGCGGGCTTCGATGGTCTGCGCGATGGCGATCAACCTCCACAGCGTCGCCGGCGTAATCTCGCCAGCTCGCCAGTCCTTGCACTGCGCCAGCCACCGGGAACCGTCCTTGACGCCGAACACGTCGATCTCCTGACCCCAAATCAGCCCGCCGCGTGCGGCGGCGTACCGCCAGTCGTCGAACGCGTTCGCCGTTCGCTTCTCCAACCAACTCCCAGCTCCTTCCCCGCGACCGTCCGTGGAATCGCGGGGCGGCAAGTCAGCGTCTCGCTGCATACAGGGCGACGGTGAGGCGCTTGCCCCATCAACGCCAGCCAAGTGTAGTGAAAGTGAAAAGAAAAAGTATCAAGTGGGTGGTTGGGTGTCGTCCGACGTGTCACGTCTTTGGGGAATCTCGGCATCCTACGATGAGTCTCCACGATACCCTCTACGAGCGGTCGTAACGATGGCCTACGATACGGATGCGCCGTCAAGCCCAACGCGCGCGAGGCTGGTAAGCCTCTCCCGCGTGGGCAGGGTTCCGTCCTGTTAGCTGACTGGGGGGAGGAGGTGTCCTCTCTCGCCGGGGTTCCCCTCTCCTCAGCAGAGTGGGGTTCTGGTTCTCCACGCGAAGAGGTGGGGTTCCGCGATTACGCGGACAGGGTGGGGTTCCGTTCCTCGGTGAACACCGAGATCCTCGGTGTAGGGC
Above is a genomic segment from Halomicrobium sp. LC1Hm containing:
- a CDS encoding restriction endonuclease; amino-acid sequence: MEKRTANAFDDWRYAAARGGLIWGQEIDVFGVKDGSRWLAQCKDWRAGEITPATLWRLIAIAQTIEARPLLVTTAELSRNAEQIARRWGVPIVRPVDLEREPGVPVAGHRLGLPPERRWSSRLNDGGEMRELLLRGVHPRRESRPSY